The following are from one region of the Actinopolyspora halophila DSM 43834 genome:
- a CDS encoding ScbR family autoregulator-binding transcription factor has product MPQQRRAQLTRRAIVVAAAEEFDRAGYDAVPLSAILRRSGVTKGAFYFHFSSKEELALALVRLQAQRWPRLQRAWLRRELDPLSIAVGLLNDAARLTEQDVVIRAGTQLARHRIAEDEESHELEWEPLLQDLLRRSAVSGLLRPGVDPMAVARVAYTAMVGASVAGSSEVGPGAVARMEEVWRVTLRGVASPEWLSNRRSR; this is encoded by the coding sequence ATGCCTCAGCAGCGTCGTGCCCAACTGACCCGTCGTGCGATCGTCGTGGCCGCCGCGGAGGAGTTCGACCGAGCGGGCTACGACGCCGTGCCGCTCAGCGCGATCCTGCGGCGCAGCGGGGTGACCAAGGGTGCGTTCTACTTCCACTTCTCCTCGAAGGAGGAGCTGGCACTGGCTCTGGTGCGGCTACAGGCCCAACGCTGGCCCCGGTTGCAGCGGGCCTGGCTGCGCCGTGAGCTCGATCCGCTCTCGATCGCGGTGGGGTTGCTCAACGACGCGGCCCGCCTGACCGAGCAGGACGTCGTGATCCGTGCCGGAACCCAGCTCGCGCGTCACCGCATAGCGGAGGACGAGGAGAGTCACGAGCTGGAGTGGGAGCCGTTGCTGCAGGATCTGCTGCGGCGCTCCGCCGTGAGTGGTCTGCTGCGTCCCGGGGTGGATCCGATGGCGGTGGCGCGGGTCGCCTACACGGCGATGGTGGGGGCGAGCGTGGCCGGTTCCTCCGAGGTGGGGCCGGGGGCGGTGGCGCGCATGGAGGAGGTCTGGCGCGTCACTCTGCGCGGAGTGGCCAGTCCGGAGTGGTTGAGCAATCGGCGTTCCCGATGA
- a CDS encoding CopG family transcriptional regulator, which produces MVLGRAKIGRRQRTDDVDTQQQDQPDSELESYLAALSPEEDPETTGTGRSFGTSEVHQLRLPLMANERLKELAAEQGTSPSALARDWVLQHLNDHPAPEEAEWPGSAEPRPAHAHPEAGGNEQWPADEGFPTEFPEATAPGSGYSPADFPDHGVEETDTEITIPHGQYRY; this is translated from the coding sequence GTGGTTCTAGGACGGGCGAAGATCGGACGTCGGCAGCGCACGGACGATGTCGACACACAGCAGCAGGACCAGCCGGACAGCGAACTCGAGTCCTACCTCGCGGCGCTCTCCCCCGAAGAGGACCCGGAGACCACCGGCACCGGCCGCAGCTTCGGCACCTCCGAAGTACATCAACTGCGTCTCCCGTTGATGGCCAACGAACGTCTCAAGGAACTGGCCGCCGAACAGGGGACCTCTCCGAGCGCGCTGGCCAGGGACTGGGTGCTGCAGCACCTGAACGACCATCCCGCGCCGGAAGAGGCCGAGTGGCCCGGCAGCGCGGAACCCCGGCCCGCTCACGCGCACCCGGAGGCAGGCGGGAACGAGCAGTGGCCCGCTGACGAGGGCTTTCCCACCGAGTTCCCCGAAGCGACCGCCCCGGGCAGCGGGTATTCGCCCGCGGACTTCCCCGACCACGGCGTCGAGGAGACCGACACCGAGATCACCATCCCGCACGGCCAGTACCGCTACTAG
- a CDS encoding GrpB family protein, protein MSVPFVRAPGYGRPVEEDVELIGGVEKREIRIVEYDPAWPEHFRAEHERIATALGTTARRIEHVGSTAVPGLAAKPVVDIGVSVPDVAAESTYLGPLQQVGYQLRVREPGHRMLRTSARDVHVHVYDVGSDRERQHLLFRDWLRRDESDRSRYARLKCELAGREWADMNAYAAAKGPLIGEILARAEAWGTFP, encoded by the coding sequence GTGTCCGTTCCGTTCGTGCGGGCACCCGGCTACGGTCGGCCCGTGGAGGAGGACGTCGAACTGATCGGCGGGGTCGAGAAGCGCGAGATTCGCATCGTGGAGTACGACCCCGCCTGGCCGGAGCACTTCCGCGCCGAGCACGAGCGGATCGCAACCGCCCTGGGTACGACCGCTCGTCGGATCGAGCACGTCGGTTCCACGGCCGTTCCGGGACTAGCCGCGAAACCCGTCGTGGACATCGGCGTGAGCGTGCCGGACGTGGCCGCGGAGTCGACTTACCTCGGCCCGCTGCAGCAGGTGGGATATCAGTTGCGGGTGCGGGAACCCGGCCACCGGATGCTGCGTACCTCCGCCCGCGACGTGCACGTGCACGTCTACGACGTGGGCAGTGACCGGGAGCGGCAGCACCTGCTGTTCCGCGACTGGTTGCGCCGCGACGAGTCCGACCGGTCACGCTACGCGCGACTCAAGTGCGAGCTCGCCGGGCGGGAGTGGGCCGATATGAACGCCTACGCCGCCGCGAAGGGGCCGCTGATCGGCGAGATCCTAGCCCGGGCCGAGGCGTGGGGCACCTTCCCGTGA
- the ctaD gene encoding cytochrome c oxidase subunit I produces the protein MATSGTRPTPVPTRASEGARAPKGSVLVALSRTTDPKQIGMLYLSTAFTFFLIGGLLAMFLRAELAAPGLQVVSQEQYNQLFTMHGTIMLLLFATPILFGFANVVLPLQIGAPDVAFPRLNAFSYWLFLFGGLIVISGFITPNGAADFGWTAYTPLARGEYNAGIGGNLWITGLIVSGLGTILGAVNMITSIVCMRAPGMTMWRMPIFTWNILVTSLLILIAFPILTAALFGLLADRHLGAHVFDPANGGSVLWQHLFWFFGHPEVYIVALPFFGIVTEILPVFSRKPLFGYTGLVYATLTIGFLSALVWAHHMFVTGAVLLPFFAFTTFLIAVPTGIKFFNWIGTMWRGQITFESPMLFSIGFLVTFLFGGLTGVLLASPPLDFHVSDTYFVVAHFHYVLFGTIVFAVFAGLYFWFPKMTGRMMDERLAKAHFWLTFIGFHTTFLVQHWLGNEGMPRRYADYLPTDGFTTLNVISSAGAFLLGASMLPFLWNVFKSYRYGAVVNVDDPWGHGNSLEWATSCPPPRHNFHELPRIRSIRPAFELHYPHMSERMELEAHVTRQRNSGGEHRA, from the coding sequence ATGGCTACTTCCGGTACGCGTCCGACACCGGTCCCCACGCGCGCGTCCGAAGGAGCACGCGCCCCGAAGGGTTCGGTACTCGTGGCGCTGAGCCGCACCACCGATCCGAAGCAGATCGGGATGCTCTACCTCTCCACGGCTTTCACGTTCTTCCTCATCGGCGGCCTGCTGGCGATGTTCCTGCGCGCGGAGCTCGCCGCCCCCGGTCTGCAGGTGGTCTCGCAGGAGCAGTACAACCAGCTGTTCACCATGCACGGCACGATCATGCTGCTGCTGTTCGCCACCCCGATCCTGTTCGGATTCGCCAACGTGGTGCTGCCGCTGCAGATCGGCGCTCCCGACGTGGCCTTCCCCCGGCTGAACGCGTTCTCCTACTGGCTGTTCCTGTTCGGCGGGCTGATCGTGATCAGCGGCTTCATCACCCCCAACGGAGCGGCCGACTTCGGCTGGACCGCCTACACCCCGCTGGCCAGGGGCGAATACAACGCGGGGATCGGCGGGAACCTCTGGATCACGGGGCTGATCGTCTCCGGTCTCGGCACGATCCTCGGAGCGGTCAACATGATCACCTCGATCGTGTGCATGCGTGCCCCGGGCATGACCATGTGGCGGATGCCGATCTTCACCTGGAACATCCTGGTCACCAGCCTGCTGATCCTGATCGCCTTCCCGATCCTGACCGCCGCGCTGTTCGGGTTGCTGGCCGACCGGCACCTCGGGGCGCACGTCTTCGACCCCGCCAACGGCGGCAGCGTGCTGTGGCAGCACCTGTTCTGGTTCTTCGGCCACCCCGAGGTCTACATCGTCGCGCTGCCGTTCTTCGGCATCGTCACCGAGATCCTGCCCGTGTTCTCCCGCAAGCCGCTGTTCGGTTACACGGGACTGGTGTATGCCACTCTGACCATCGGTTTTCTGTCGGCGTTGGTCTGGGCCCACCACATGTTCGTCACCGGCGCCGTGCTGCTGCCGTTCTTCGCCTTCACGACGTTCCTGATCGCGGTGCCCACCGGAATCAAGTTCTTCAACTGGATCGGCACCATGTGGCGCGGCCAGATCACCTTCGAGTCCCCGATGCTGTTCAGCATCGGGTTCCTGGTGACCTTCCTGTTCGGCGGGCTGACCGGGGTGCTGCTCGCCTCACCACCGCTGGACTTCCACGTCTCGGACACCTACTTCGTGGTCGCGCACTTCCACTACGTGCTGTTCGGCACGATCGTGTTCGCCGTGTTCGCGGGGCTCTACTTCTGGTTCCCCAAGATGACCGGCCGGATGATGGACGAGCGGCTGGCCAAGGCACACTTCTGGCTGACCTTCATCGGCTTCCACACCACGTTCCTGGTGCAGCACTGGCTGGGCAACGAGGGGATGCCCCGGCGGTACGCCGACTACCTGCCCACGGACGGGTTCACCACGCTCAACGTCATCTCCAGCGCGGGGGCGTTCCTGCTCGGCGCCTCGATGCTTCCGTTCCTGTGGAACGTGTTCAAGAGCTACCGCTACGGCGCCGTGGTCAACGTCGACGACCCGTGGGGCCACGGCAACTCGCTGGAGTGGGCCACCTCCTGCCCACCGCCG
- a CDS encoding NUDIX domain-containing protein, with protein MEPETDGFATVRMAAGALFVDPADRVLLVRKTGGNRWDIPGGYVATGESPARACRRELVEELGIERWPRRVLALDWAPSAHDGDKLLWVFDCGGLAEDEHRVRLDGDELDRWEWVPARELDDYLAARLSRRLKQAHAARAEGRTAYLEHGGEPVRAA; from the coding sequence ATGGAACCGGAGACCGACGGGTTCGCCACCGTGCGGATGGCCGCCGGAGCGCTGTTCGTCGACCCAGCGGACCGGGTGCTGCTCGTGCGCAAGACAGGTGGCAACCGCTGGGACATCCCCGGCGGCTATGTGGCCACCGGTGAGTCCCCTGCGCGGGCCTGTCGCCGCGAGCTGGTCGAGGAACTGGGAATCGAGCGTTGGCCGCGTCGAGTGCTGGCGCTCGACTGGGCACCGAGCGCCCACGACGGTGACAAGCTGCTGTGGGTCTTCGACTGCGGCGGCCTGGCCGAGGACGAGCACCGCGTTCGGCTCGACGGCGACGAGCTGGACCGCTGGGAGTGGGTGCCTGCCCGCGAGCTGGACGATTACCTCGCCGCGCGCCTGTCCCGCCGGTTGAAGCAGGCCCACGCCGCCCGCGCGGAGGGCCGTACTGCCTACCTCGAGCACGGCGGGGAACCGGTTCGAGCCGCGTAG
- a CDS encoding acyl-CoA dehydrogenase family protein has translation MVDYQLSDEHEQLRQAVRSFSLKEMAPVIGDYYEREEFPYPLVASMGEMGLFGLPVAEEHGGMGGDYLALCVAIEELARVDSSVAVTLEAGVSLGVMPIYRFGTREQREQWLPRLAAGELLGAFGLTEPDGGSDAGACRTTAEQHGSEWVLNGSKSFITNSGTDITGFVTVAAVTGRKPDGSKEISTIIVPAGTPGFTVSPKYSKVGWNASDTHELVFEDCRVPAENLLGQRGRGYAQFLATLTEGRVAIAALGVGLAQGCVDECLRYVDERSAFGRRIGQNQSIQFKLSDMELRAHTARLAYYDAASRMLRGEPYQKQAAIAKLASSNAAMDNAREATQIFGGYGFMNETPVGRFYRDAKILEIGEGTSEVQRMLIARELGLPA, from the coding sequence ATGGTCGATTACCAGCTCAGCGACGAGCACGAGCAGTTGCGCCAGGCGGTCAGGTCCTTTTCGCTCAAGGAAATGGCCCCCGTGATCGGGGACTACTACGAGCGGGAGGAGTTCCCCTATCCGCTGGTGGCGAGCATGGGCGAGATGGGGCTGTTCGGGCTTCCGGTCGCGGAGGAGCACGGCGGCATGGGAGGTGACTACCTCGCGCTCTGCGTCGCCATCGAGGAGCTCGCGCGGGTGGACTCCTCGGTCGCCGTGACGCTGGAGGCCGGGGTGTCGCTGGGGGTCATGCCGATCTACCGCTTCGGCACGCGGGAGCAGCGCGAGCAGTGGCTGCCGCGACTCGCCGCGGGCGAGCTGCTGGGGGCCTTCGGGCTGACCGAACCGGACGGTGGTTCAGACGCGGGCGCCTGCCGCACCACGGCCGAACAGCACGGATCCGAGTGGGTGCTCAACGGTTCCAAGTCGTTCATAACCAACTCGGGGACCGACATCACCGGCTTCGTCACGGTCGCCGCCGTCACCGGAAGGAAGCCGGACGGGAGCAAGGAGATCTCCACCATCATCGTCCCCGCGGGAACACCGGGGTTCACCGTGTCCCCCAAGTACTCCAAGGTGGGGTGGAACGCCTCCGACACCCACGAGCTGGTCTTCGAGGACTGCCGGGTCCCCGCCGAGAACCTGCTCGGGCAGCGTGGACGCGGGTACGCGCAGTTCCTGGCCACCCTGACCGAGGGGAGGGTGGCCATCGCCGCTCTCGGCGTCGGTCTCGCCCAGGGATGTGTGGACGAGTGCCTGCGCTACGTCGACGAGCGCAGCGCCTTCGGACGCAGGATCGGGCAGAACCAGTCGATCCAGTTCAAGCTCTCGGACATGGAGTTGCGCGCGCACACGGCCAGACTGGCCTACTACGACGCGGCCAGTCGGATGCTGCGCGGTGAGCCGTACCAGAAGCAGGCGGCCATCGCCAAGCTGGCCTCCTCCAACGCGGCCATGGACAACGCGCGGGAGGCCACCCAGATATTCGGTGGTTACGGCTTCATGAACGAGACGCCGGTCGGCAGGTTCTACCGGGACGCCAAGATCCTGGAGATCGGTGAGGGCACCAGCGAGGTGCAGCGGATGCTGATCGCCAGGGAGCTCGGACTGCCCGCCTGA
- a CDS encoding DUF3224 domain-containing protein — MTARRTNHELEAPFEITAWDETVYEEPAEGPKLTRITIRKRYHGAIEGSGVVEVLTAQGSAGAGYVASERIEGTLDGHRGTFVIQHSGLAEGTDQSSHGNIVPASGTGELGDISGHAKEVQQEVLTLVYTL, encoded by the coding sequence ATGACCGCACGACGGACGAACCACGAGCTCGAAGCTCCCTTCGAGATCACCGCTTGGGACGAGACCGTCTACGAGGAACCGGCCGAGGGACCCAAGCTGACCCGGATCACGATCCGGAAGCGCTACCACGGCGCGATCGAGGGGTCGGGAGTCGTCGAGGTGCTCACCGCCCAGGGATCCGCGGGCGCGGGGTACGTCGCTTCCGAGCGGATCGAAGGCACGCTCGACGGCCACCGGGGGACCTTCGTCATTCAGCACAGCGGCCTGGCCGAGGGAACCGACCAGAGCAGCCACGGCAACATCGTCCCGGCTTCCGGCACCGGAGAGCTCGGCGACATCTCGGGCCACGCGAAGGAGGTCCAGCAGGAAGTTCTCACGCTCGTCTACACGCTGTGA
- a CDS encoding heavy-metal-associated domain-containing protein, whose product MSTQTFTVNGMTCQHCVASVTEELGELPGVSDVDVALETGRVTVTSESEISEEAASAAVREAGYTVSDWPGE is encoded by the coding sequence ATGTCGACTCAGACCTTCACCGTCAACGGAATGACCTGCCAGCACTGCGTCGCCTCGGTGACCGAGGAGCTCGGCGAACTCCCGGGAGTCTCCGACGTCGACGTCGCCCTCGAAACCGGCAGGGTGACCGTCACCTCGGAATCGGAGATCAGTGAGGAAGCCGCCTCGGCCGCCGTGCGGGAGGCCGGTTACACCGTCTCCGACTGGCCCGGTGAATGA
- a CDS encoding TetR/AcrR family transcriptional regulator: protein MTRNAAEQPPASPRAPSRREQILGAAADLFARYGFHGVGIDDIGAAVGVSGPALYRHFRSKDAMLGEMLTGISEKLLRGGRARTASTATPAEALESLVHWHIEFALTNSALITVHLRDLDSLTEPDRHRVRELQRGYVEVWVQTLLTVRPELDEDTARASTHAVLGLINSTPYSARLDTDAMSALLYRMAMGALGTEPEPR, encoded by the coding sequence ATGACGCGCAACGCCGCCGAACAGCCTCCCGCCTCGCCCCGGGCCCCCTCACGACGCGAGCAGATCCTCGGAGCCGCGGCGGATCTGTTCGCACGGTACGGATTCCACGGGGTCGGGATCGACGACATCGGAGCGGCTGTCGGCGTGTCGGGCCCGGCGCTGTACCGGCACTTCCGCAGCAAGGACGCGATGCTGGGCGAGATGCTCACCGGCATCAGCGAGAAACTGCTCCGCGGCGGCCGGGCCAGAACCGCGAGCACCGCGACCCCGGCCGAAGCGCTCGAAAGCCTGGTGCACTGGCACATCGAGTTCGCGCTGACGAACTCGGCACTGATCACCGTGCACCTGCGCGATCTCGACAGCCTGACCGAACCCGACCGGCACCGGGTCAGGGAGTTGCAGCGCGGCTACGTCGAGGTCTGGGTGCAGACCCTGCTGACCGTCCGGCCCGAACTGGACGAGGACACCGCGCGGGCCTCCACCCACGCCGTGCTCGGGCTGATCAACTCCACCCCCTACAGCGCGCGGCTGGACACCGACGCCATGTCCGCGCTGCTGTACCGGATGGCCATGGGCGCGCTGGGCACGGAACCCGAGCCGCGCTGA
- a CDS encoding biotin carboxylase N-terminal domain-containing protein: protein MVHTQPSEARRFGTVLVANRGEIAVRVIRTLRRLGIRSVAVHSDADAEAAHVAEADTAVRIGPAAATESYLRGERILAAAVACGAQAVHPGYGFLSENAEFAAACAETGLTFIGPPATAIESMGDKIRAKQTVAGAGVPLVPGSGAEGATDDQLRRAALETGLPVLFKPAAGGGGKGMRLVHTAEELTTAIDAARRESRAAFGDDTLLVERFVTRPRHIEVQVLGDSHGNVVHLGERECSLQRRHQKIVEEAPSPLLDPATRSEIGASAVEAARSVGYVGAGTVEFIVSADKPEEFFFMEMNTRLQVEHPVTEMVTTVGEEPERAPRSARSRDGQPEGLDLVEWQVRVAEGEALPFRQDELDTVGHAVEARLYAEDPARGFLPTGGEILRFHEPGGAGVRIDSGVRGGDRVGSEYDPMLAKIIGWGATRSEALRRLDGALAGTTLLGLDTNSAFLRALLNHPDVRAGELDTGLVERELEELLDDSGQREAPPEHVLIAAATLRLTELEPAGPARDPWESLTGWRIGGRAWMSWTFEVSGERRTVRLRGGSTAAEALVERDPDAEATGPSPVRAGREDSVLTVTLDGRTRRYRYALSGRTVRLAAEEGTWSLTERTLLADAAGKSNVTDGAVTSPMPGTVLVSNVEPEQRVRGGQALFVVEAMKMEHTVTAPVDGTVTEVFATTGQAVELEQPLAVVTADGDVSPEE from the coding sequence ATGGTCCACACACAACCGTCGGAAGCGCGGCGTTTCGGCACGGTGCTGGTGGCCAACCGCGGAGAGATCGCGGTGCGCGTCATCAGGACACTGCGCCGCCTGGGAATTCGTTCCGTGGCAGTGCACAGCGATGCCGACGCGGAGGCCGCGCACGTGGCCGAGGCGGACACGGCCGTGCGCATCGGGCCGGCCGCGGCCACCGAGAGCTACCTGCGCGGCGAGCGGATCCTGGCCGCGGCCGTGGCCTGCGGGGCGCAGGCCGTGCACCCCGGATACGGTTTCCTGTCCGAGAACGCCGAGTTCGCCGCGGCCTGCGCGGAGACGGGCCTGACCTTCATCGGCCCGCCCGCGACCGCGATCGAGTCGATGGGTGACAAGATCCGCGCGAAGCAAACCGTGGCCGGGGCCGGGGTGCCGCTGGTTCCGGGAAGCGGTGCGGAAGGGGCCACCGACGACCAGCTCCGGCGAGCCGCGCTGGAAACCGGGCTTCCCGTGCTGTTCAAGCCCGCGGCGGGCGGTGGCGGAAAGGGAATGCGGCTCGTGCACACCGCGGAGGAGCTCACCACGGCGATCGACGCCGCCCGCCGCGAGTCCCGCGCGGCGTTCGGCGACGACACCCTGCTCGTGGAACGCTTCGTCACGCGTCCCCGGCACATCGAGGTGCAGGTGCTCGGCGACTCCCACGGCAACGTGGTGCACCTCGGGGAGCGGGAGTGCAGCCTGCAGCGCAGGCACCAGAAGATCGTCGAAGAGGCCCCCTCCCCGCTGCTGGACCCGGCGACGCGTTCGGAGATCGGCGCGTCCGCGGTGGAGGCGGCCCGTTCCGTGGGGTACGTGGGAGCGGGAACGGTGGAGTTCATCGTCTCGGCTGACAAGCCGGAGGAGTTCTTCTTCATGGAGATGAACACCAGGCTGCAGGTCGAGCACCCGGTGACCGAGATGGTCACCACCGTGGGTGAGGAGCCGGAGCGCGCCCCCCGGTCCGCACGGAGCCGGGACGGACAGCCGGAAGGGCTTGACCTGGTCGAGTGGCAGGTCCGCGTGGCGGAGGGCGAGGCCCTCCCGTTCCGGCAGGACGAGCTGGACACGGTGGGACACGCCGTGGAGGCCCGGCTCTACGCGGAGGACCCGGCCAGGGGGTTCCTGCCCACGGGGGGCGAGATCCTGCGTTTCCACGAGCCGGGAGGAGCCGGTGTCCGGATCGACTCGGGAGTGCGCGGCGGTGACCGGGTCGGTTCCGAGTACGACCCGATGCTGGCCAAGATCATCGGTTGGGGGGCGACCCGTTCCGAGGCGCTGCGCAGACTGGACGGCGCACTGGCCGGGACGACGCTGCTCGGGCTGGACACCAACTCCGCTTTCCTCCGAGCGCTGCTGAACCACCCGGACGTACGGGCGGGCGAGCTCGACACCGGACTCGTGGAACGGGAGCTCGAAGAACTGCTGGACGACAGCGGACAGCGGGAGGCACCGCCCGAGCACGTGCTGATCGCCGCCGCCACGCTCCGACTGACGGAACTGGAGCCCGCCGGTCCCGCCCGGGATCCCTGGGAGTCGCTCACCGGCTGGCGGATAGGTGGTCGGGCCTGGATGAGCTGGACTTTCGAGGTCTCCGGTGAACGCAGGACCGTGCGACTGCGCGGGGGCTCCACGGCGGCCGAGGCACTGGTCGAGCGGGACCCCGACGCGGAAGCCACCGGGCCGAGTCCGGTGCGCGCGGGTCGCGAAGACTCCGTGCTCACGGTCACCCTGGACGGACGAACCAGGCGCTATCGCTACGCGCTGTCCGGGCGGACGGTCCGGCTCGCCGCCGAGGAGGGGACCTGGTCGTTGACCGAGCGCACCCTGCTCGCCGACGCGGCGGGGAAGTCGAACGTGACCGACGGCGCGGTCACCAGCCCCATGCCGGGGACGGTGCTGGTCAGCAACGTCGAACCCGAGCAGCGGGTGCGCGGCGGTCAGGCGTTGTTCGTCGTCGAGGCGATGAAGATGGAGCACACCGTGACCGCTCCCGTGGACGGCACCGTCACGGAGGTGTTCGCGACGACGGGTCAGGCGGTCGAGCTGGAACAGCCGCTCGCGGTGGTCACCGCGGACGGAGACGTGTCCCCCGAGGAGTGA
- a CDS encoding carboxyl transferase domain-containing protein yields the protein MDAPVLPTAVDPTADSYARHTAEHAELVADLEEQLARVRAGGPEKTRRRHVERGKLLPRERVDTLLDRGSPLLELSPMAAHGLYEDEAPSAGIITGIGRVAGRECVVVANDATVKGGTYYPVTVKKHLRAQEVALHNNLPCIYLVDSGGAFLPRQDEVFPDREHFGRIFYNQATMSARGIPQIAAVLGSCTAGGAYVPAMSDEAVIVREQGTIFLGGPPLVKAATGAEVSAEELGGGGLHARTSGVTDHLAADDADALRMVRSIVGTTDSGRQPSQRSAPVEEPAVDPEQLYGVVPTDSRTPYDVREVIARVVDGSRFSEFKPEYGQTLVTGFARIHGRPVGIVANNGILFAESALKGSHFVQLCDRREIPLVFLQNISGFMVGKEYEAGGIAKHGAKMVTAVACARVPKLTVVIGGSFGAGNYSMCGRAYSPRFLWMWPNARISVMGGEQAASVLATVRRDQLEGSGQHWSAEEEEEFKQPVRDQYERQGHPYYSTARIWDDGVIDPKQTRNVLGLALATAENAPLEPVNNGVFRM from the coding sequence ATGGATGCGCCGGTACTGCCCACCGCCGTCGACCCGACGGCCGACTCCTACGCGCGCCACACCGCGGAACACGCGGAACTGGTCGCCGACCTCGAGGAGCAACTCGCCCGCGTCCGCGCAGGCGGCCCGGAGAAAACCAGGCGGCGGCACGTCGAGCGCGGCAAACTGCTGCCGCGCGAAAGGGTCGACACACTCCTCGACCGCGGCTCGCCGCTGCTCGAGCTCTCCCCGATGGCCGCGCACGGGCTCTACGAGGACGAGGCCCCCTCGGCGGGGATCATCACAGGGATCGGCCGGGTGGCCGGGCGCGAGTGCGTCGTCGTGGCCAACGACGCCACGGTCAAGGGGGGGACCTACTACCCCGTCACGGTGAAAAAGCACCTGCGTGCGCAGGAAGTGGCCCTGCACAACAACCTGCCCTGCATCTACCTGGTGGACTCGGGCGGTGCCTTCCTGCCGCGTCAGGACGAGGTCTTCCCGGACCGGGAGCACTTCGGCCGCATCTTCTACAACCAGGCCACGATGTCCGCACGCGGGATTCCGCAGATCGCGGCGGTGCTCGGCTCCTGCACCGCGGGCGGGGCCTACGTCCCGGCCATGAGCGACGAAGCGGTGATCGTGCGTGAGCAGGGCACCATCTTCCTCGGTGGTCCGCCGCTGGTGAAGGCGGCCACGGGAGCCGAGGTGAGCGCGGAGGAACTCGGCGGTGGCGGGCTGCACGCCCGCACCTCGGGAGTGACCGACCACCTGGCCGCCGACGACGCCGACGCGCTGCGCATGGTGCGCTCCATCGTCGGCACCACGGACAGCGGCAGGCAGCCGTCCCAGCGGTCGGCTCCGGTCGAGGAACCCGCTGTGGACCCGGAGCAGCTCTACGGGGTGGTCCCCACGGACAGCAGGACCCCCTACGACGTGCGCGAGGTGATCGCCCGGGTCGTCGACGGCAGCCGCTTCTCGGAGTTCAAGCCCGAGTACGGGCAGACCCTGGTCACGGGCTTCGCCCGGATCCACGGCAGGCCCGTGGGCATCGTCGCCAACAACGGGATCCTGTTCGCGGAGTCAGCGCTCAAGGGCTCCCACTTCGTGCAGCTGTGCGATCGCAGGGAGATCCCGCTGGTCTTCCTGCAGAACATCTCGGGATTCATGGTGGGCAAGGAGTACGAGGCAGGTGGGATCGCCAAGCACGGGGCCAAGATGGTCACCGCCGTGGCCTGCGCCCGCGTCCCGAAGCTGACCGTGGTGATCGGGGGCTCGTTCGGCGCGGGCAACTACTCGATGTGCGGGCGCGCCTATTCCCCGCGGTTCCTGTGGATGTGGCCGAACGCCCGCATCTCGGTGATGGGCGGGGAGCAGGCCGCCTCGGTGCTGGCCACCGTCCGGCGCGACCAGCTCGAGGGGAGCGGTCAGCACTGGTCCGCCGAGGAGGAAGAGGAGTTCAAGCAACCCGTGCGGGACCAGTACGAACGGCAGGGACACCCCTACTACTCGACCGCCCGGATCTGGGACGACGGAGTGATCGACCCGAAGCAGACCAGGAACGTGCTCGGACTGGCGCTGGCCACGGCGGAGAACGCTCCGCTGGAGCCGGTGAACAACGGTGTGTTCCGCATGTGA